Genomic segment of Ficedula albicollis isolate OC2 chromosome 3, FicAlb1.5, whole genome shotgun sequence:
CCCAACCTTGCAATATTCAGAGTAAAGCATTTTAAGTACCAGGTTCTTCTAAATTGAAAGCTACCATAATTATCCAGAATTTGAAAAGAGAAGGATAGCTAATCATGTAGTGCTCTGTGGAGGTTTGTCTGTTTGCTGAGGAATCTGGGCATGTGTTCAAAACCCATGGGTTGAAACAGTGCCCACCCAAAGGAACGAGTAATGTGTTCTGTGGCCATCTCTCGTGGCTGGATTGAAATGTGAAGAACCAGGGTGGTAGAACATTTATATAAATACCTTTGCTGTTTTCATATTTGTAACTGCAGTCTCTTCTTTCTGTATGAGGAGCAGACACATGCAGTTGTCACATTGTGTAGAGGTTTCACACACGAGGTGTGAGATGATCCCATTTGTGTAACACAGGTTATTGGGGGCAGCCCTGGATCAGGCGCCTGTTTTGGGattctctcctctgctgccttccacTTGTTCCTTGCCTGCTTTTATCCACTTAGGCAGGGAGCTCCACTGTGCAACCAACAGCTCTTCTGTATGTCTGTGCAATGTTTGGTGCAATATGGGTTGTAACCTATTACActgagaataataaaaatattttccattttagagCCTAAATTACAGCAACACAAAGGTAACATTATGGTACCACTGCAGTtatttctcctgccttttgAATGAAACTTCaaagtgaaaatggaaatgagCAGCTGACATGATgaagacattaatttttcactccttccctctcctccagcactTAAATTTAGATGAAGCTCAGACTGAAACTGTGTGTCTTGTTTCGGCAGGAATGCTACAAAATGGAAAGAAGTTTGATTCCTCCAGAGACAGAAACAAGCCTTTCAGGTTCAAGATTGGCAGGCAAGAAGTCATTAAAGGATTTGAAGAAGGTGTTACACAGGTACTAATAAATTGTTCTGGCTGAAGCTGGAGCTGGCTGAAGGATGTGTGAGCTCAGCAAtgtccagggcagtggtgacagGACCAAGTGGAAATCACAGTGTAGGATATGGAGTGTTTTTGTGAAAGCATGGTATTTCCTGTAGtttctgtccatccatccatccatccatccatccatccatccatccatccatccatccatccatccatccatccatccatccatccatccacccgGGGTTATCCCCTGCTCATGAGCCTTTCCCTATGGTATGCATTTGGGAGGAGAGAGCTGAAGTCACTTCCCCAGGTGCCATATaagccctgtccctgtcctgtgaGCAGCTCCACAAACAGACAGCAGTGGCCTCTAAAATGTTGAGGTGGCAGCTTTTTATGGAGTGGTCGTACTCAGCTACTGCATAAAAGCCCAAGCTGCCCTTTTTGATGACATCCATGACCCAGCTACAGATTCTGACCCTGACTGAATAAGGTACCAAACTGCACTGTTACATTTTTATGACTTCAGGCTCCCAGCTACAAAACATTCACTGACCAACCCTATgctgacagaaagaaaactgccCTCCATTATTACAGTGTGAGTACCAGCACAGTAAAAGCCCTACAGTACAATTCACTGCCAGGTCTTGCtttttgtgctctgctgtgagggCCCATACACATGAGGAGTGTGATCAGGCTGCTCAAGAGCACAAGTGAATGAGATCAGGGTGCAAATTCCTCCTGACTTCCCATTTCAGAATCCAAGAGCTCAGTGTAGGAGGCAAGTGCTCAAATAGTCTTATAGGAACAACTTTAACAGGAACAACTTCTTATGCTTAaatagagagaaagaaagaatgcaaAGCATTCCTACTGAGGAATGATGCAACCATGCTTTTCTAGAGAGAGGTAGAAGAGACAAGGGTTTCCAACCCTATGGAGAAAGCAGTACAAGCATTCCCTTCTCTCCAACCAGATAAGTCCATTTGAGGAATCTTAGACCGTGAAAAATACCATCTTCCACTGAAGCATTTGAGTTGGACTGTTTATTatttgctttgcagaaagcCTAAGAGAGCTCAGGACTGCAGAGCTGTAGGAACCAGAGGCCAGTGCAGATAAAGCAGCATCAACAAGTGCTGGGTGAATCAGTTCATCCCTTCCTTGACCACTCTTCACTCCCCGACTCTTGTCCCCTGGAAAATAAGTGGCTGAGAGCCATTCCAGAAACCCGTGTGGCCACAcgctgccctcctgctcctcctaGTGGATCACTGACACAAGTCGAGCTCGTGGCTGGCTCCTTCCACCCCAGGGTTTGAGGGATTTGAGGACTGTGCTGGACAGAGTCTCTTGGAACAAGGCAGTTCCCTATGTCCAGCACACAGATTTCACAGACCTTGGTGTAATGGCTGTCAGATGTCAGCAGGGtctgcatttctctgctctgcttcttaCAGTTCAAGTTTCCCTCATCCCTAAAACCCCAGGCATGACCTACCAGCTGCCTGGTTTGTAGGGGCACATGCAAACACTAGACAGCCAGCCCCATGCAAGATCTGTGGGGATCAGGGGAGGTCATTGGCTTGGacatcctcagccctgtgccatgAATACTCTCCTTGAACGTGGGAAAGTTCATGtccacatttttcttctacCCAAAGTAATTGACTCTCTATCTTTGGTATATTTTATAGAACCTGAAATATTCAACCTGAAAAATTCTCAACAGGAGCTATCACATAATCTGTAGTCCAGTGATGTGCCCGATCTTGGGAGAGAGGTCTGAGTTAAAATCACTGCTTCAAATCAGGGGATGTTTTTTGTGAAACAAGAAATGTTTCATATTAGCCAGTGAATATTCCAACACCAGTGAATGGTGCATGAACAGCAGTTTGAAAATGTTCCAAAATGCTCAGTTAGAAGATAACTCCAGATCTAGGTGAGCAGTACCCTTCAGAGCCAGCCTGGAGTGAGGGAAATCAGCATTCCTGCCCATCCCAAGGGCAAGGGCTCTCTGCCTGGATAAGCAGCATAAGTGAGATGTCTACCCTGGGGCTTGGACTGAGTTTAGGGAAATAAGTGCTGAACCTGGCTATGTTGAGCACCAATATCTCATTAATAGAGAACTATGAGGGCCTTTTTCTAGTGCCTGCTGATGGTGTTCCTTGtaccctgtgctctgcagaaggaaCTCAGACCTCCTGCAGCCCGCCCCAGTGTAGGCAGAATGGACCAAACATGGTGTTAAAGAGACTTTGTGTCACTTCCAGGCTGGTTCTGGCAGTTTAAATAACTGCTGTGAGAGGCCAAAGCAGTGAGGAAATTCATGCCCATACCTGAGCTGTTTTTGGCAGCTTCAGTTTGAAGCAGAACCATTTGGACTCAGAATCATGGAGTGGCttgggttgcaagggaccttaaaggtcttCCACTTCCAAGCCCCAGACTCAAcaatcttaaaggtcttttccaaactaaacaaTTCTATTAATCTGATTATCCCAACACTCCTTGATTCTATAAATCTGCCAGgtagtgctttttttttgtttgttttcctcctaatcttgttggtttttgtttttttgtcttctccttTCTCCGACATCCAAAACCCAGATGAGCTTAGGACAAAGAGCAAAGTTGACCTGCACACCTGAGATGGCCTATGGAGCCACAGGCCACCCTGGGGTCATACCTCCCAATGCCACACTCCTCTTTGACGTGGAGCTTCTCAGGTTAGAGTGAACCTTCCCGGGGGAGTTGGCTGGAGACATCTGTTAATAACCATCCATTCCTTCCTGCCTTGCCAGCGGCGGGAGGAATCTTCACTGGAATCCCAACCTTCCTGCTCAAGCTGTCCTGTCAGTAGCACCTGACTCTTGGTTTCCTAtgccttctttctcttttataaaTTTGTGGTGCCCGTATTTGCCTTTTATTAGAAGCTTTGCTCTGAGGAAAAATGTCTCCTGGTGTAACATTTCCGAGttgtacattttatttaatttgcatgTATGAAGAATTCACGGTGATGactgaaaatatatataaatataaatatatatatatatatattccttaTTGAAAAAACCACTGCCTTACTGTACACTtaaaccaagaaaaaataaaaaccacaaaaggtGCTCAAAAAAATATCCAATGTACGCCTTGTACATGAAGGGCATTAGCCAAACAGAGTTACCTGCGCTGCCACTTTTCTCAACTTGTACGTTCTGCttgctgctgttttaaaaaatactgtctcATTTAAGAAttataagtatatatataaaacaataaaatcttGATACTTTACCGTCTCTcatcctgtttttctcttctggctACCGGGATGCTCTTTGCTGTACAAGAAGTTCTTCAATCATCAACGCAATTTTGTTAATTATTCCTCTTCCATGAAATACGTGCAGCTCCATGCAGTGCTTCTATTAGTGATGGCCTAGTGGAAGATCTCAATGGGACCAGAGCTACCAGGGACATGCAAATAAGGGGTGCTGGGACAGTTTTCCTGACTCTCCGTTTCCCCAGCCTCTGTGGCCCTCAACTCTGGCCAAAATTTGGCTGCTGAAGAGATGGAAAGTGCTGCTTGTCAAAGACATGCAGTGCTGGTCTAATTCTGTGCCTTTACAAAAGTAAAACTAGTGTAGTATTTTCTACTGGAGCTGAGCATGGCTAGAAGAGACCAGAATTATGTGCATCCACCTTTCAAAAGAAATCTGAACTGTGGGATGATGTGGCCACTGAATACTCCAGGGTTTTTAGgctgcatcagctgctgctgtttacaAAGCCTGAAAACTGACTGTGTGCACTGGACCTCTGGCCCTTGAGACTcagcaatatttatttcatttgctgcTTATATGAATTAATGAAATGCCGGTTTCTCCTCTGGAGACAGGAAGATGTGTTGGTTGTTACTTACCTGGGCTTGGGAGCAGGACCTGATCAGCAAAGCTTTCTCTGTGCTGTTATTTTGCCTTGTCTGATTTCTTTCCATTAggctcatttttcctctttgctgtaGAAAACCAGGGCATGACTGGGTCATGAGGTTACTTTTATTTAACTTGACTATAAACTATTTGCATGGTTTTCTACTAACAGATGTTTTGATGGTAATATTTCAAACAGTTGTGCTGTTTTTATATCTGTGTTAGGAGAACACTCCCAGCATGGGCTGTCAGACAGCAAAGCTACAGAGATGACCCCAGGTGACACCTCCTAGAGTTGGGAGAGGGAATGAGAACAGAGAAGCAAGACTGGTGATCTGGCCAGGGACGATGGCTCATGGTCATCTCTCTCCAGATGTTCATTTTACCCACAGAGctgcatttatttcagcttgTTAATTAATAAACCCATAAATCCGTATCTTACACATTTTTATACACTGACTggagtaaattttttttttctcgctCTGTTTCCAAGAAAGAAATGAAGGGATTTgcagaacctttttttttggtggaaatctcaggtcactgcagcagctgggttATATGTCCCCTAATAGTTCTTTTATTTAGGGCACACTAATTTCCTGTTAAAAATTGGTAATTGGATCTGTCAGGATCTGATGCCCACCAGCTTTCCCAAATGATTTGAAAAGATCCTCCTCTCCTTTGCCACTGCCCTGGCCTCTGTTGCTGGCCTTCCTTTCACCACTGAGTTACAGACTGCACCTCCCAAAGACTTGGTTAAAGGTGGTGTGGCTCTGTTGTGCCTGTCACAAACACAACTTGATTCAGCACATTGATCTAAGTTGTTCCTATCAATGGCTCAGTTTAattgcttattaaaaaaaaacaaagaaaaaagaccaaagtgtgatagaatcacagaatgggttgggttggaagggaccttaaagacaaTTTCATTCCAACCTCCTGGCATGGCCTGGAACACCTTCCATTAAACCAGGTCattcaaagccccatccagcatggtcttgaacactcccagggatggaacatCCACAACCTACCACTGTGGGTAACCTTTGCAAGTGTCTCACCACCTCTCAGTAGCGAATTTTTCCATGATATATGATCTAGCCTTGCCTTCTGctagtttgaagccattccccttgtcctgtctgTCTAGGTTCTTGCAAATAGTCTCTGCATCTTTCTTGtcagctcccttcaggtactggaaggccacaattaggtcaccccacagcttctctttcccaggctgaacaatcccagttctcccagcttttcctcatgGGAGAGgtgttccatccctctgatcagcCTGGTGTCCCacctctggacttgctccaacaggtccatgtcctccctgtgctgggaacccggagctggatgcagctctgcaggtgggatcTCACCAGAGACCAGCACTGACTGGCTTTGGGCCCTTTCCTGCATGTCCCAACAGGGAATGATGATTCCAATGGTTGTGTGAGTGCCCTGGAATGGCCCTGTGCTCCCTCCGTCCCCTCTTGGCCTTGCTGTTTGGGAGCTTCTGCTGCATCTGAGGCAATGGCCAGGGCatggctctgtcctgctcctgcgGGTTTCTCACCAGGGAAACCACGTTCCTGCTGGGCTCCGAGAGCTGATCGTACTTGATCTTATCACCTCtatctgcagagctgccactgTGCTCTTCCCTTCTGCACTCCCAGCACAAACCAGCCATTACCCACTCCATAAAAACCTTATTACAGCTGGCTGATGAAGCTGTCCCTCATTGTCTCCTCTCTGCAGAGACCTTGGTTGGAAACAGGGattattacatttttcatgCCAATTTCATtaaggaaaaatctgaaaggaaaactaaTTGTGCTTTGTGATACTTAAGGAAATTAAGTCTTCAAGGAAATATAAGCTTCAGCTCTTTATTCGACTGCAAATgtgttaatttatttaattgtatCATCGATCAACACAGTACATAAAATTATTACCCCTATATAATAGATTGGAAAAGATTTACTGTCATTGCCTGTGTAATCAGATATACTCTTGTTACTAATTTCTAAACAGATTCAATGGAAAAAAGTGACCTTCCAGTCTTAATTTCATGCCCTACCTCCTGAAAAATTAAACGGGAAGCGAgcacacacaaaaccagcacagatgCAGAGTGCAAGGCTGGTAACATCTGCTTTATTTGCTGCCCCTCTGCCATTCATGAGCTGAACTCATTTCCCTGTTCTCTGATATTACGTTTCAAACAAAATCTGGAGTAGATCTCATCAAAACAGTCCTCTGGGCATTCTATTTCCATTCCCCTGTCTTGCAGGtacaaattattatttcatttttacatgtGCAGGGACATTGAAAGCCCTGAACAGGCACTGATAGAAAACTATGAAATGGAATATTTAATGAAAGATGGCAGCTGAGCTCTCAGAGAAATCAAAAGCTGCTGATCTTGAGGATTCATTGAAGGAATTTTTATTAATCTTATTGCCCTAAAGAATTGCTTTTCATGTATGTTTTTCAAACAACATCAAATCCTCATCAAAACAGACACTGCAGTGCAAGCACCACGGTCTCTGCTGTTGACAGAAGCAGTATGGTATTTGCATATGATTTAAAACAAGgctggcagcacacagcaccaTTATTGGCACTCTGGTATTTATTATCAGTGTTCATTACTTACTAGAACCATAAATCCAGCATGGCAAcaagcacctccagctcccatTTCAGCAAGGAGCCTTCTCAATGCCCAGCAGTTGGTGCAAATGATTTCAGTTATCCACGTGTTTGGTACATGGATGTGTACCTATATACATGGCACATATagatgcatatatttatatatataaaatatgtatgtgtgtgagcagagcagttTATAATCCTTGAAAAGCCGTGGATGCTCACATAGAAGCAAATCCCCCAggagtaattaattaattaatttagcCATTTTTAATGCAATCTGGTTCTCACCTGAGAACACTCTGTGTAAATCTGATGGGCAGGACCTGGAAGCCAGGCTGGCCATGGAGGGAAGGACTGCTCATCTAACCCAGCTTCTGGGCTCCAGGTCTCCCAGTGCCTGTTCCTGACCTCAGCTGGGGTTACTGCAGCCTGCAAGGCTTCTTGCTGCAAAAACAGGGTCAGTTTTAAGGGAcagatgcagggatggaggaattGTGCACTGAGCACACACTGAGCATGGCTCTGGCTCAGTGCCTGCGTGCAAGGGAAGGCAGGGCAGATCTGCTCcgctgggatgctc
This window contains:
- the FKBP1B gene encoding peptidyl-prolyl cis-trans isomerase FKBP1B yields the protein MLQNGKKFDSSRDRNKPFRFKIGRQEVIKGFEEGVTQMSLGQRAKLTCTPEMAYGATGHPGVIPPNATLLFDVELLRLE